The Glycine soja cultivar W05 chromosome 8, ASM419377v2, whole genome shotgun sequence genome has a window encoding:
- the LOC114421355 gene encoding phosphoglycerate mutase-like protein 1 isoform X2, which produces MNPDYFDAHLTPLGWQQVDNLRKHVRDSGLINTIDLVIASPLMRTLQTTVGVFGGEGYTDKTDVLPLMVANAGNSYRAAISSLNSPPIVTVELCREHLGVHPCDRRRSVSEYQFLFPAVDFSLLDSDEDTWWKANVRETKEELAARGMKFLNWLWTRKEKEIAIVTHSGFLFHTLNAFGSDCHPLVKKEISKHFANCELRSMVIVDRGMIGLEQSTTNYPGKIPSGLDLPSDVADEKSEK; this is translated from the exons ATGAACCCCGATTACTTCGATGCTCATCTCACTCCCTTGGGATGGCAACag GTTGACAATTTGCGTAAGCATGTTCGCGACTCTGGCCTTATCAACACCATTGATCTAGTCATTGCATCTCCTTTGATGAG GACTCTACAAACAACTGTTGGGGTATTTGGAGGTGAGGGCTACACAGATAAAACAGACGTCCTTCCTCTTATGGTTGCAAATGCAGGAAATAGCTACCGTGCTGCAATTTCAAGTCTAAATTCCCCACCAATTGTTACTGTTGAACTTTGTCGTGAACATTTG GGAGTTCATCCCTGTGACAGAAGAAGAAGTGTTAGCGAGTATCAATTTCTTTTTCCCGCTGTTGATTTTTCACTG TTAGATAGTGATGAGGATACCTGGTGGAAGGCCAATGTTAGAGAGACAAAGGAAGAACTTGCAGCTAGGGGGATGAAGTTCCTTAACTG GTTGTGGACACGAAAAGAGAAGGAGATAGCAATTGTGACACATAGTGGATTCTTGTTTCATACTCTGAATGCCTTTGGAAGTGATTGCCACCCCTtggtaaagaaagaaatatcCAAGCA CTTTGCTAATTGTGAACTTCGCTCCATGGTCATTGTGGATAGAGG TATGATAGGATTGGAACAATCAACCACTAACTATCCAGGCAAGATACCTTCAGGGCTGGACCTCCCTAGTGATGTTGCAGATGAGAAGTCTGAGAAATAA
- the LOC114421355 gene encoding phosphoglycerate mutase-like protein 1 isoform X1 codes for MDYSAGSSLFPLHRCKTIHLVRHAQGIHNVEGDKNYKAYMNPDYFDAHLTPLGWQQVDNLRKHVRDSGLINTIDLVIASPLMRTLQTTVGVFGGEGYTDKTDVLPLMVANAGNSYRAAISSLNSPPIVTVELCREHLGVHPCDRRRSVSEYQFLFPAVDFSLLDSDEDTWWKANVRETKEELAARGMKFLNWLWTRKEKEIAIVTHSGFLFHTLNAFGSDCHPLVKKEISKHFANCELRSMVIVDRGMIGLEQSTTNYPGKIPSGLDLPSDVADEKSEK; via the exons ATGGATTACAGTGCTGGTTCGAGTCTGTTTCCGTTGCACCGTTGCAAAACCATTCACCTG GTGAGGCACGCGCAGGGGATTCACAATGTGGAGGGTGACAAAAACTACAAAGCCTACATGAACCCCGATTACTTCGATGCTCATCTCACTCCCTTGGGATGGCAACag GTTGACAATTTGCGTAAGCATGTTCGCGACTCTGGCCTTATCAACACCATTGATCTAGTCATTGCATCTCCTTTGATGAG GACTCTACAAACAACTGTTGGGGTATTTGGAGGTGAGGGCTACACAGATAAAACAGACGTCCTTCCTCTTATGGTTGCAAATGCAGGAAATAGCTACCGTGCTGCAATTTCAAGTCTAAATTCCCCACCAATTGTTACTGTTGAACTTTGTCGTGAACATTTG GGAGTTCATCCCTGTGACAGAAGAAGAAGTGTTAGCGAGTATCAATTTCTTTTTCCCGCTGTTGATTTTTCACTG TTAGATAGTGATGAGGATACCTGGTGGAAGGCCAATGTTAGAGAGACAAAGGAAGAACTTGCAGCTAGGGGGATGAAGTTCCTTAACTG GTTGTGGACACGAAAAGAGAAGGAGATAGCAATTGTGACACATAGTGGATTCTTGTTTCATACTCTGAATGCCTTTGGAAGTGATTGCCACCCCTtggtaaagaaagaaatatcCAAGCA CTTTGCTAATTGTGAACTTCGCTCCATGGTCATTGTGGATAGAGG TATGATAGGATTGGAACAATCAACCACTAACTATCCAGGCAAGATACCTTCAGGGCTGGACCTCCCTAGTGATGTTGCAGATGAGAAGTCTGAGAAATAA
- the LOC114422871 gene encoding protein trichome birefringence-like 12 isoform X2 codes for MSPKLPSHLFPWLILLTFASLYFFSSFLSLSTFSSSSSSLSISNTCNLFRGQWVSDPNHTPLYDQTCPFHRNAWNCLRNERQNMTLINSWRWVPQSCHLPRIDPVRFLGTMKNRNIGFVGDSLNENFLASFLCILSVADKGAKKWKKKGAWRGAYFPKFNVTVAYHRAVLLSRYQWQPKQPEAGVKDGSEGFYRVDVDVPADDWAKIAGFYDVLVFNTGHWWNRDKFPKEKPLVFYKAGQPIVPPLGMLDGLKVVLTNMVTYIQKEFPGNTLKFWRLQSPRHFYGGDWNQNGSCLFNKPLEEDEEQRS; via the exons ATGTCTCCAAAGCTCCCTTCACATCTCTTCCCTTGGCTCATCCTACTAACATTCGCATCTCTCTATTTCTTCTCTTCATTCCTCTCTCTCAGCAcgttctcttcttcttcttcatccctcTCAATCTCCAACACCTGCAACCTCTTCAGAGGCCAGTGGGTCTCCGATCCCAACCACACCCCTCTCTACGACCAAACATGCCCCTTCCACCGCAACGCATGGAACTGCCTCCGGAACGAGCGCCAGAACATGACCCTCATCAACTCGTGGAGGTGGGTCCCACAAAGCTGCCACTTGCCCCGGATCGACCCGGTTCGGTTTCTGGGTACGATGAAGAATAGAAATATTGGGTTTGTTGGGGATTCCCTCAATGAGAATTTCTTGGCTTCATTTCTCTGCATTCTTAGTGTCGCTGATAAGGGTGCGAAGAAGTGGAAAAAGAAGGGTGCTTGGAGGGGTGCCTATTTCCCCAAATTCAATGTCACCGTCGCTTATCACCGTGCCGTTTTGCTCTCTAGATACCA GTGGCAGCCAAAACAACCTGAAGCTGGGGTGAAAGATGGATCAGAAGGCTTTTATCGAGTTGATGTTGATGTTCCTGCAGATGATTGGGCTAAAATTGCTGGTTTCTATGATGTTTTGGTGTTTAATACTGGCCACTG GTGGAATAGGGATAAATTCCCGAAAGAGAAACCTCTTGTCTTTTATAAAGCAGGACAACCAATAGTTCCGCCACTTGGGATGTTGGATGGACTTAAAGTTGTTCTTACTAACATGGTCACATACATTCAAAAAGAATTTCCTGGAAACACACTTAAATTCTGGCGATTACAATCCCCGAGGCACTTTTATGGTGGTGACTGGAATCAAAATGGGAGCTGCTTGTTCAACAAGCCCCTTGAGGAGGATGAG GAACAACGGAGTTAA
- the LOC114422871 gene encoding protein trichome birefringence-like 12 isoform X1: MSPKLPSHLFPWLILLTFASLYFFSSFLSLSTFSSSSSSLSISNTCNLFRGQWVSDPNHTPLYDQTCPFHRNAWNCLRNERQNMTLINSWRWVPQSCHLPRIDPVRFLGTMKNRNIGFVGDSLNENFLASFLCILSVADKGAKKWKKKGAWRGAYFPKFNVTVAYHRAVLLSRYQWQPKQPEAGVKDGSEGFYRVDVDVPADDWAKIAGFYDVLVFNTGHWWNRDKFPKEKPLVFYKAGQPIVPPLGMLDGLKVVLTNMVTYIQKEFPGNTLKFWRLQSPRHFYGGDWNQNGSCLFNKPLEEDELDLWFEPRNNGVNKEARLLNFVIEGALQGTNIQLLDLTHLSEFRADAHPAIWLGKKDAVAIWGQDCMHWCLPGVPDTWVDILSQLIHDGLGRTGGL; this comes from the exons ATGTCTCCAAAGCTCCCTTCACATCTCTTCCCTTGGCTCATCCTACTAACATTCGCATCTCTCTATTTCTTCTCTTCATTCCTCTCTCTCAGCAcgttctcttcttcttcttcatccctcTCAATCTCCAACACCTGCAACCTCTTCAGAGGCCAGTGGGTCTCCGATCCCAACCACACCCCTCTCTACGACCAAACATGCCCCTTCCACCGCAACGCATGGAACTGCCTCCGGAACGAGCGCCAGAACATGACCCTCATCAACTCGTGGAGGTGGGTCCCACAAAGCTGCCACTTGCCCCGGATCGACCCGGTTCGGTTTCTGGGTACGATGAAGAATAGAAATATTGGGTTTGTTGGGGATTCCCTCAATGAGAATTTCTTGGCTTCATTTCTCTGCATTCTTAGTGTCGCTGATAAGGGTGCGAAGAAGTGGAAAAAGAAGGGTGCTTGGAGGGGTGCCTATTTCCCCAAATTCAATGTCACCGTCGCTTATCACCGTGCCGTTTTGCTCTCTAGATACCA GTGGCAGCCAAAACAACCTGAAGCTGGGGTGAAAGATGGATCAGAAGGCTTTTATCGAGTTGATGTTGATGTTCCTGCAGATGATTGGGCTAAAATTGCTGGTTTCTATGATGTTTTGGTGTTTAATACTGGCCACTG GTGGAATAGGGATAAATTCCCGAAAGAGAAACCTCTTGTCTTTTATAAAGCAGGACAACCAATAGTTCCGCCACTTGGGATGTTGGATGGACTTAAAGTTGTTCTTACTAACATGGTCACATACATTCAAAAAGAATTTCCTGGAAACACACTTAAATTCTGGCGATTACAATCCCCGAGGCACTTTTATGGTGGTGACTGGAATCAAAATGGGAGCTGCTTGTTCAACAAGCCCCTTGAGGAGGATGAG CTTGACTTATGGTTTGAACCCAGGAACAACGGAGTTAACAAGGAAGCGAGACTGttgaattttgtaattgaaGGAGCATTACAAGGCACTAACATTCAATTGCTTGACTTGACTCATTTAAGCGAGTTTAGAGCCGATGCTCATCCGGCAATTTGGTTAGGAAAGAAGGATGCAGTGGCAATTTGGGGTCAGGATTGCATGCATTGGTGTCTGCCTGGTGTTCCTGACACATGGGTTGATATATTGTCACAACTGATCCATGATGGCCTAGGAAGAACTGGTGGGCTATAG